The window CGCGACATCCGCGAGCGCATCGCCGACGTGCACGCCGGTCTGACCGAGGTCTCCGGCAGCGCCGGCCAGTCCCTGTTCAAGTAACCCGCGCGGGCGGTGATTCGTTCACCGTCGAGCGTTCACCGCGTCCGCACGGCGGACCGGAACCGATTGTCGTCTCTACCCGGCACTCCGCCGGCTCTTCGTTTCGATACGTGTCCCGCCCAGCGGCGGCGCTCTCGAGGGGCGACAGCGGTCGAATCCGCCGCCCCACGTCGCTTAAGGTGTCACGCGGCGTGGGTGTAGGTATGCCGCAGATTCACCTCGACGACGAGACGGTCGCCCGACTCGACGCGCTCCGCGAGGAAGACGAGGAGTACGACGACCTCATCAACGAACTGATGAACATCTACGAGGCGAGCGAGCGGACGCTGTTCCACGCCGGCGACGAGTACTGAACCCGAACTCGGCATCGGCGCTCGGGCGTTTTATCGACTGATTCGCGGTGGGTCGTTACAATCCGAGCCACCGCGCGAGCGCTCCCGCGAGGAGCACCACTGCACCGGCGATAAACGTACCGGGAATCGGAAGCACGAACAGGAGTCCACCGAACGCGAAGACCAGCGTTGACGGTCTCATCTACCGAGGATATCGCGTGCGAGCCTGTTACGAATTGTGGCCCTCGAACAGAATGTCGGCCTCGTCCCCCGGATGAATGCCGCCGCCCCCACCGGCCGGTTGCCCCGTTATTCGAGGTAGCTGACGCGGACCTGATTCCACTTGCCCTTCTTCTCGAGGTGGTCTTGGAGCGCGTCCGCGTACTCTTGTGTGAGTCGTTCCGCGTCCTCGAGTTTCTCCTGTTCACCCTTCTTGCCGCCGCCGCCCATCCCGAGCGCGCCCTTGATGGAGTCGACGATGCCGCCGCCCGACGACGAGTCGTCTCCCCCGCCGCCCATCGCGCCCATCTGGCTGCGGATGTTGTCGAGTTCGGGGATAATCTGTGGGACTTTCTCCGTGTCGGCGACGATGCGCGCCTCCTCGGGGTCGTCCGCGTTCTCGATTTCGAACTCGGTCGCCGTCATGATGAGACCCCACTCCTGACTGTTGAACCGGGAGTTCATAACCTGGTCGTTGAACTCGCGGTCCACCGTCATTCGGTCGCCGACGATGCTGTCGGTCCAATGTGCCATGTGCACACGTCGTCGGCCGGTCGGTATCAGAGTTGCGGGGCCGACCGCCGGTGGCGGCGACTGCTTATCTGTCCACCGGCGAGATGGCGGGGTCAATTGCCTCCCACGCGGGTTTAATGCGGTTGGGTGACGACCCCGAATCATGGAGCGGTACGACCTCCTGTACAGACTGTACGGGAACTTCGACGCGGACGCGGTCCGGGACGCACAGGACTTCGTCGACCTCTTGCCGCCGCTCGGCTCGCCGGTGGCGCTGTCGCACTGGCAGGCGGTCGACGACGAACTCACGGCGAAGAAAGACCGCATCCGCCGGGCGCTCTCCGACGGCGACCGCTACGCCGAACTCGCCGCGCGCGCGACGCGGGACCAGGCGTTCACCGCCCTCGACCTCTACACGAAGTACGGCCGGGCGGTGAACGCGCTCGTCCTCGACGTGGACGAGACGCTGCGCTCCGCGGGGCAGACGGACAACGAGATTCCGCGCGAGGTGCTGCACCTCCTCACGCAGTTCCACGAGCGAGGCGTCCCCATCGTCATCTGTACCGGCCAGACCCTAGAGAACGTCAAGGGCTTCGCCATTCAGGGGCTGGGCAACGAACTCGTCCACTCGGGGGACGTGAGCATCGTCTACGAGGCGGGCACCGGCGTCTTCACGCCCGGTCACGGACCCGACACGAAGCGGCTCCTCTACGAGACGCTCGACGACCCGGTGCAGTCGGTCTTCGAGTCGGTTCGCGGGCGCGTCATCAGCGACCTGCCCGACGCGCTCCGCGGCGGCGTTCACCTGCAGGGCAACGAGTTCAACGTCACGCTCAAGCCGAACTTCGAGACCGGCAGCGACGACGCCGAGGAAGTCATCGACGGCGCGCTCGTCTACCTGCTGGACCTCCTCGGCGAGGCGCTCACCGACGACCCCGCCGGCCCCGACTGGGCGCGGGCGTACTTCGCGGAGCGCGACCCGGAGATCGCGGGCGTGCTCGATGACCGCGACGCGCTTCCCGACTCGGAGACGGCGGAGATTCCCGAGGACGTGCGGCGGACCCTCAAACGCGTGACGGTCGCGTACTACCACGCCGACGCCGCGGAGCTCTCCGCGGTCGACCTGAACAAGGCGGCGGGCGTCCGCGCCGCGCTCGACGTGCTCGGGGTGGACAACCCCTTCGTCCTCGTGATGGGCGACTCGAAGTCCGACCTCGACGTGATGACATGGGCCGCCGAAAACGAGTGTGGGCTCGCGGCGGCTCCCGAGCACTCCTCACCGGGAGTGCTCGAACACGTCCGCGAGACCGACGAGCTGGTGTTTCCCCGAGGCGACGCCGCCTCGGTGCTCCGGACCGCCTACGCCCTCAATCTCCTCGTCGACTGAGGTGGCCGCGCCGGACCGGCGTCTGGTGATTACACCGTGCACATCCCGATGTCGCCACCGTCCGAGCCGTCGCCGGTGTCGTCGGTGGTCGAACCGTCGTTCGTGGAGTCGTCCGTGCTGTCGTCGGTCGAGTCGTCGGACGAGTTCTCCTCGGTCGTGCTGTCGTCAGTCGAATCGTCGGCAGACGAGTCGTCGCTGTCGTTGCTGTCGTTGCTGTTCGACTTCGAACTGCTACGCTTCTTCTTCGAGGACTTCTTCGTCGTCGAGTCGGTGTCGTCGTCGGTGACGGTCTCGACCGTCTCGAACGAGCCGCTCGCGTTCTCGGAGTCGCCGGCAGACGAGTCGGGGTCGGAGGCTCCCGCGTCACCCGAGTTATCGGCGACGACGGGCTCTTCTTCGACTTCGGGTTCGTCGTCCGGCGCGTCGTCAGCGGCGGGGTCGGTCACGTCCGCACCGATACTTCTATCGGCATCGTCGGCGGGGGAGGGCGTCTCGGGCGTGTTCACGCCGCCGGACAGGAGGGCGAACACGACGATGACGAGGACGACGGCACCGACGCCGAGTTGGCCGAGGTTCATCGCGCGGCCTCCCGGGAGTCGGGGTCGGTTCCCTGTGTCGGAACATCGGTGGCAGTCAGAGACATGGTTCGACTTGTTATTTGCGTCCCGAGGGTTTCGTTACGAATCGTCTACCCTCGACACCGATGCGGCCCGGGTTTCGTCGGACGGAGAGCGAACCACCGTGACGGACTCGTCCTCCGAAGTCGTCACGGGATACGAAAATTCGGGTTCCTAACCCGTGTTAATCCGCGAATACCGCGTCGTTCTGAGTGTCTATTTTCGACAGATACTCACCGTGAACTGAATGTCCGGAAATCCTGTGGTTATCGGCCGGCTACGGAGTGTCTGATGGCGGGTGTCTGGGTCGGCACTTCCCGCCGGTCCGTCTCCGCAGTTATCTCCTCGGAGCGCGTATATTCACCAATGACTGCCTCCATCGACAGAATCGTCTCGCGGGTCTCGCGGTGGCCCGGCGTCGAGACCGCGCCGCACCGCTTCGGGGGAACGGAGTTCCTCGTCGCCGGCAGGGAAATCGGCCACGTCCACGACGCCGGCGTCGTCGACCTCGCGCTCACGAAGCGCGTCCGCGACGTGCTCCTGACTGACGGCCTCGCGGACCCGCACCACGTGCTCCCCGATTCGGCGTGGGTGACCTACCGCGTCCGAAGCGCCGCCGACGTGCCGGGCGCGATGCGCCTGCTCAGACTCGCGTACCTCTGGCGACTGCTCGCGCTCCGCCGCCGCGGCGTCGACATCGACCCGTCGGCGGACCCCGAAACCGACCTCCGGCGACTCGACTTCCCCGCCGACCTCGACGCGCTCGTCCGAGAGACGTTCCGCGACTCGCTGGACCGACGCGCGCCGGTCTGACCGCGCCCCGCGAGGCCCGACCGGAGACATGTCTCGGTCGGAAAAACTTTACTAACGTCCGAGTAAACCACTCTGCATGGGTAAGAACTACGCGGAGTTACACGATCCGAACGCGGAGTACACGATGCGAGAGCTGTCGGCGGAGACGATGGGCGTGACGGCCAAGCGCGGCGGCGGCCGCGACGTCGAAATCACCGACGTGCAGACGACGATGGTCGACGGCAACT of the Haloferax sp. Atlit-12N genome contains:
- a CDS encoding HAD family hydrolase; its protein translation is MERYDLLYRLYGNFDADAVRDAQDFVDLLPPLGSPVALSHWQAVDDELTAKKDRIRRALSDGDRYAELAARATRDQAFTALDLYTKYGRAVNALVLDVDETLRSAGQTDNEIPREVLHLLTQFHERGVPIVICTGQTLENVKGFAIQGLGNELVHSGDVSIVYEAGTGVFTPGHGPDTKRLLYETLDDPVQSVFESVRGRVISDLPDALRGGVHLQGNEFNVTLKPNFETGSDDAEEVIDGALVYLLDLLGEALTDDPAGPDWARAYFAERDPEIAGVLDDRDALPDSETAEIPEDVRRTLKRVTVAYYHADAAELSAVDLNKAAGVRAALDVLGVDNPFVLVMGDSKSDLDVMTWAAENECGLAAAPEHSSPGVLEHVRETDELVFPRGDAASVLRTAYALNLLVD
- a CDS encoding DUF5799 family protein, which gives rise to MAHWTDSIVGDRMTVDREFNDQVMNSRFNSQEWGLIMTATEFEIENADDPEEARIVADTEKVPQIIPELDNIRSQMGAMGGGGDDSSSGGGIVDSIKGALGMGGGGKKGEQEKLEDAERLTQEYADALQDHLEKKGKWNQVRVSYLE
- a CDS encoding luciferase family protein — protein: MTASIDRIVSRVSRWPGVETAPHRFGGTEFLVAGREIGHVHDAGVVDLALTKRVRDVLLTDGLADPHHVLPDSAWVTYRVRSAADVPGAMRLLRLAYLWRLLALRRRGVDIDPSADPETDLRRLDFPADLDALVRETFRDSLDRRAPV